One Sus scrofa isolate TJ Tabasco breed Duroc chromosome 1, Sscrofa11.1, whole genome shotgun sequence DNA segment encodes these proteins:
- the LEO1 gene encoding RNA polymerase-associated protein LEO1 isoform X1 — protein sequence MADMEDLFGSDVDSDAERKDSDSGSESDSDQENVASGSNASGSESDQDERDDSGKPSNKELFGDDSEDEGASHHSGSDNHSERSDNRSEVSERSDHEDNDPSDVDQHSGSEAHNDDEDEGHRSDGGSHHSEVEGSEKAHSDDEKWGGEDKSDQSDDEKIQNSDDEERAQGSDEDKLQNSDDDEKMQNTDDEERPQLSDDERQQLSEEEKANSDDEQPAASDNDDEKQNSDDEERPQMSDEEKMQNSDDERPQGSDEEHRHSEDEEEQDHKSESARGSDSEDEVLRMKRKNAIASDSEADSDTEVPKDNNGTMDLFGGADDISSGSDGEDKPPTPGQPVDENGLPQDQQEEEPIPETRIEVEIPKVNTDLGNDLYFVKLPNFLSVEPRPFDPQYYEDEFEDEEMLDEEGRTRLKLKVENTIRWRIRRDEEGNEIKESNARIVKWSDGSMSLHLGNEVFDVYKAPLQGDHNHLFIRQGTGLQGQAVFKTKLTFRPHSTDSATHRKMTLSLADRCSKTQKIRILPMAGRDPECQRTEMIKKEEERLRASIRRESQQRRMREKQHQRGLSASYLEPDRYDEEEEGEESISLAAIKNRYKGGIREERARIYSSDSDEGSEEDKAQRLLKAKKLTSDEEGEPSGKRKAEDDDKANKKHKKYVISDEEEEDDD from the exons ATTCAGATTCTGGATCAGAGTCGGATTCTGATCAAGAGAATGTTGCTTCTGGCAGTAATGCTTCTGGAAGTGAAAGTGATCAAGATGAAAGAGATGATTCAGGAAAACCAAGTAATAAGGAACTGTTTGGTGATGACAGCGAGGATGAGGGAGCTTCTCATCATAGTGGGAGTGATAATCACTCTGAAAGATCAGACAATAGATCAGAAGTTTCTGAACGATCTGACCATGAAGACAATGACCCCTCAGATGTAGATCAGCACAGTGGATCAGAAGCCCACAATGACGATGAAGATGAAGGTCATAGATCAGATGGAGGGAGCCATCACTCAGAAGTGGAAGGTTCTGAAAAAGCACATTCAGATGATGAAAAATGGGGTGGAGAAGATAAAAGTGACCAGTCAGATGATGAAAAGATACAGAATTCTGATGATGAGGAGAGGGCCCAAGGATCTGATGAAGATAAACTGCAGAATTCCGATGATGATGAGAAAATGCAGAACACAGATGATGAAGAGAGGCCTCAGCTTTCAGATGATGAGAGACAACAGCTGTCTGAGGAAGAGAAGGCTAATTCCGATGATGAACAGCCAGCAGCTTCTGATAATGATGATGAGAAACAGAATTCTGATGATGAAGAGCGGCCACAGATGTCTGATGAGGAGAAAATGCAAAATTCTGATGATGAAAGGCCACAGGGCTCGGATGAAGAACACAGGCATTCAGAGGATGAAGAGGAACAAGACCATAAATCAG AATCTGCAAGAGGCAGTGATAGTGAAGATGAAGTTTTACGAATGAAACGCAAGAATGCAATTGCATCTGATTCAGAAGCGGATAGTGACACTGAGGTACCGAAAG ATAATAATGGAACTATGGATCTGTTTGGAGGTGCAGATGATATATCTTCAGGGAGTGATGGAGAAGATAAACCACCTACTCCAGGACAACCTGTT GATGAAAATGGATTGCCTCAGGATCAACAGGAGGAGGAGCCAATTCCCGAGACCAGAATAGAAGTAGAAATACCCAAAGTAAATACTGATTTAGGAAATGACTTGTACTTTGTTAAGCTGCCCAACTTTCTCAGTGTAGAGCCCAG ACCTTTTGATCCTCAATATTATGAAGATGAatttgaagatgaggaaatgcTGGATGAAGAAGGTCGAACCAGGTTAAAATTAAAG GTGGAAAATACTATAAGATGGAGGATACGCCGAgatgaagaaggaaatgaaattaaagaaagcaATGCTCGAATAGTCAAGTGGTCAGATGGAAG CATGTCCCTGCATTTAGGCAATGAGGTGTTTGATGTTTACAAGGCTCCACTGCAGGGTGATCACAACCACCTTTTTATAAGACAAGGTACTGGTCTACAGGGACAAGCCGTCTTTAAAACCAAACTCACATTCAG ACCTCACTCTACAGACAGTGCCACACATAGAAAGATGACCCTGTCACTTGCAGATAGATGTTCAAAGACACAGAAGATTAGAATCTTACCAATGGCTGGTCGTGATCCTGAATGTCAACGCACAGAAATGATTAAG AAAGAAGAAGAACGTTTGCGGGCTTCTATTCGTAGGGAGTCTCAGCAGCGCCGAATGAGAGAGAAACAGCACCAGCGGGGGCTGAGCGCTAGTTACCTAGAACCTGATCGatatgatgaggaggaggaaggcgaGGAGTCCATCAGCTTGGCTGCCATTAAAAACCGATACAAAGGGGGCATTCGAG aggaacGGGCCAGAATCTATTCATCAGACAGTGATGAGGGATCAGAAGAAGATAAGGCTCAAAGATTACTCAAAGCAAAGAAACTCACCAGTGATGAG GAAGGTGAAccttctggaaaaagaaaagcagaagacgatgataaagcaaataaaaagcacaagaaaTATGTGATCagtgatgaagaagaagaagatgatgattga
- the LEO1 gene encoding RNA polymerase-associated protein LEO1 isoform X2 yields MADMEDLFGSDVDSDAERKDSDSGSESDSDQENVASGSNASGSESDQDERDDSGKPSNKELFGDDSEDEGASHHSGSDNHSERSDNRSEVSERSDHEDNDPSDVDQHSGSEAHNDDEDEGHRSDGGSHHSEVEGSEKAHSDDEKWGGEDKSDQSDDEKIQNSDDEERAQGSDEDKLQNSDDDEKMQNTDDEERPQLSDDERQQLSEEEKANSDDEQPAASDNDDEKQNSDDEERPQMSDEEKMQNSDDERPQGSDEEHRHSEDEEEQDHKSESARGSDSEDEVLRMKRKNAIASDSEADSDTEVPKDNNGTMDLFGGADDISSGSDGEDKPPTPGQPVDENGLPQDQQEEEPIPETRIEVEIPKVNTDLGNDLYFVKLPNFLSVEPRPFDPQYYEDEFEDEEMLDEEGRTRLKLKVENTIRWRIRRDEEGNEIKESNARIVKWSDGSMSLHLGNEVFDVYKAPLQGDHNHLFIRQGTGLQGQAVFKTKLTFRPHSTDSATHRKMTLSLADRCSKTQKIRILPMAGRDPECQRTEMIKKEEERLRASIRRESQQRRMREKQHQRGLSASYLEPDRYDEEEEGEESISLAAIKNRYKGGIREERARIYSSDSDEGSEEDKAQRLLKAKKLTSDEVNLLEKEKQKTMIKQIKSTRNM; encoded by the exons ATTCAGATTCTGGATCAGAGTCGGATTCTGATCAAGAGAATGTTGCTTCTGGCAGTAATGCTTCTGGAAGTGAAAGTGATCAAGATGAAAGAGATGATTCAGGAAAACCAAGTAATAAGGAACTGTTTGGTGATGACAGCGAGGATGAGGGAGCTTCTCATCATAGTGGGAGTGATAATCACTCTGAAAGATCAGACAATAGATCAGAAGTTTCTGAACGATCTGACCATGAAGACAATGACCCCTCAGATGTAGATCAGCACAGTGGATCAGAAGCCCACAATGACGATGAAGATGAAGGTCATAGATCAGATGGAGGGAGCCATCACTCAGAAGTGGAAGGTTCTGAAAAAGCACATTCAGATGATGAAAAATGGGGTGGAGAAGATAAAAGTGACCAGTCAGATGATGAAAAGATACAGAATTCTGATGATGAGGAGAGGGCCCAAGGATCTGATGAAGATAAACTGCAGAATTCCGATGATGATGAGAAAATGCAGAACACAGATGATGAAGAGAGGCCTCAGCTTTCAGATGATGAGAGACAACAGCTGTCTGAGGAAGAGAAGGCTAATTCCGATGATGAACAGCCAGCAGCTTCTGATAATGATGATGAGAAACAGAATTCTGATGATGAAGAGCGGCCACAGATGTCTGATGAGGAGAAAATGCAAAATTCTGATGATGAAAGGCCACAGGGCTCGGATGAAGAACACAGGCATTCAGAGGATGAAGAGGAACAAGACCATAAATCAG AATCTGCAAGAGGCAGTGATAGTGAAGATGAAGTTTTACGAATGAAACGCAAGAATGCAATTGCATCTGATTCAGAAGCGGATAGTGACACTGAGGTACCGAAAG ATAATAATGGAACTATGGATCTGTTTGGAGGTGCAGATGATATATCTTCAGGGAGTGATGGAGAAGATAAACCACCTACTCCAGGACAACCTGTT GATGAAAATGGATTGCCTCAGGATCAACAGGAGGAGGAGCCAATTCCCGAGACCAGAATAGAAGTAGAAATACCCAAAGTAAATACTGATTTAGGAAATGACTTGTACTTTGTTAAGCTGCCCAACTTTCTCAGTGTAGAGCCCAG ACCTTTTGATCCTCAATATTATGAAGATGAatttgaagatgaggaaatgcTGGATGAAGAAGGTCGAACCAGGTTAAAATTAAAG GTGGAAAATACTATAAGATGGAGGATACGCCGAgatgaagaaggaaatgaaattaaagaaagcaATGCTCGAATAGTCAAGTGGTCAGATGGAAG CATGTCCCTGCATTTAGGCAATGAGGTGTTTGATGTTTACAAGGCTCCACTGCAGGGTGATCACAACCACCTTTTTATAAGACAAGGTACTGGTCTACAGGGACAAGCCGTCTTTAAAACCAAACTCACATTCAG ACCTCACTCTACAGACAGTGCCACACATAGAAAGATGACCCTGTCACTTGCAGATAGATGTTCAAAGACACAGAAGATTAGAATCTTACCAATGGCTGGTCGTGATCCTGAATGTCAACGCACAGAAATGATTAAG AAAGAAGAAGAACGTTTGCGGGCTTCTATTCGTAGGGAGTCTCAGCAGCGCCGAATGAGAGAGAAACAGCACCAGCGGGGGCTGAGCGCTAGTTACCTAGAACCTGATCGatatgatgaggaggaggaaggcgaGGAGTCCATCAGCTTGGCTGCCATTAAAAACCGATACAAAGGGGGCATTCGAG aggaacGGGCCAGAATCTATTCATCAGACAGTGATGAGGGATCAGAAGAAGATAAGGCTCAAAGATTACTCAAAGCAAAGAAACTCACCAGTGATGAG GTGAAccttctggaaaaagaaaagcagaagacgatgataaagcaaataaaaagcacaagaaaTATGTGA